Proteins from one Gimesia maris genomic window:
- the rpsR gene encoding 30S ribosomal protein S18 yields the protein MSVGLSRKEIVKRRKKRARLKKKLKCRFCPDGNIPRPVYVDYKDLRTLRSLLDREGRILPRRRTGTSALYQRAVRKAVLRARFIGLLPYVAED from the coding sequence ATGTCAGTCGGTTTATCACGTAAAGAGATTGTCAAACGGCGGAAAAAACGAGCTCGTCTGAAAAAGAAGCTCAAATGTCGGTTCTGCCCGGATGGTAACATTCCACGTCCCGTCTATGTCGATTACAAGGATCTGAGAACACTGCGTTCTCTCCTGGATCGCGAAGGACGTATTCTGCCTCGTCGTCGCACAGGCACCTCAGCCCTGTATCAGCGTGCTGTGCGTAAAGCCGTGCTGCGAGCTCGCTTCATCGGTCTGCTGCCTTACGTTGCAGAAGACTAA
- the hisI gene encoding phosphoribosyl-AMP cyclohydrolase produces the protein MSDGIQFAARTTVEQVEEGNELAPKFDQDGLIPVVTTDFTSGELLMHAYMNEEALKKTIELGEAVYWSRSRQVLWHKGATSGLVQKVKALLIDDDQDTIWLRVDVMGGGASCHVGYRSCFYRRVPVGEETKEKGLALEFTETEKVFDPKDVYGDAPNPTKL, from the coding sequence ATGTCAGATGGAATTCAATTCGCGGCACGGACAACCGTCGAGCAGGTGGAAGAAGGAAATGAACTGGCCCCCAAATTTGATCAAGACGGTTTAATTCCTGTCGTAACGACCGACTTTACGTCGGGTGAACTGCTCATGCATGCTTATATGAATGAGGAAGCACTCAAAAAAACCATCGAACTGGGCGAAGCCGTTTACTGGAGCCGCAGCCGACAGGTACTCTGGCACAAAGGTGCCACCAGCGGGCTCGTACAGAAAGTCAAAGCTCTGCTGATTGACGACGACCAGGATACCATCTGGTTAAGGGTCGATGTCATGGGAGGCGGAGCCAGCTGCCACGTAGGCTATCGTTCCTGTTTCTACCGCCGCGTGCCCGTGGGTGAAGAGACGAAAGAAAAAGGCCTGGCACTGGAGTTCACCGAAACAGAAAAAGTATTCGACCCCAAAGATGTCTACGGAGACGCTCCCAATCCGACCAAACTGTAA
- a CDS encoding anti-sigma factor family protein: MNKNNPTPSSIDTETEWRDCAPGDLCQFVSAMKKRKQISHLITGAEILTVCLVVGLIGFVGMYQISGSAGSSGDQIAGKKMPGGINCQQALDYANDYLAHQLDQHTEQQMQVHLAHCPKCQKKVDEIEANMHNNPAQLKAARQKQADWEAYVLALND, translated from the coding sequence ATGAACAAAAACAACCCAACTCCATCCTCAATCGATACCGAAACAGAATGGCGCGACTGCGCACCAGGTGACCTGTGTCAGTTTGTGTCAGCGATGAAAAAACGTAAGCAGATCAGCCACCTGATCACCGGTGCCGAGATCCTGACGGTCTGCCTGGTCGTCGGCCTGATTGGATTCGTCGGCATGTATCAGATTTCGGGCTCCGCGGGCTCCTCCGGCGATCAGATTGCCGGCAAAAAAATGCCCGGAGGCATTAACTGCCAGCAGGCCCTTGACTATGCGAATGACTATCTCGCACATCAGCTCGACCAGCATACCGAGCAACAGATGCAGGTTCATCTCGCCCATTGTCCCAAATGCCAGAAAAAGGTTGATGAAATTGAAGCTAATATGCACAATAACCCGGCCCAGCTCAAAGCCGCCCGGCAAAAGCAGGCGGACTGGGAAGCGTATGTGCTGGCTTTGAATGACTGA
- a CDS encoding 6-pyruvoyl trahydropterin synthase family protein has translation MGMTIMRRIKFNAGHRLFRHEGKCQFFHGHNYVADFYVTGPDTDAVGRIIDFAHLKSLLKGWIDENWDHGFLLNIEDENGLNAIRMVEPTKYFVLPYNPTAENMARYLLDEVCPNLLNDLGVQAVKVVIWETEESCAEATIDQKDKSEHSLLDAFQTDSFPTGLHW, from the coding sequence ATGGGTATGACAATCATGCGGCGGATCAAGTTTAATGCGGGTCACCGCTTATTCCGCCATGAAGGGAAATGCCAGTTTTTTCATGGTCACAATTATGTGGCCGACTTTTATGTCACCGGTCCCGATACAGACGCGGTCGGACGCATTATCGATTTTGCGCACCTCAAAAGCCTGCTCAAAGGCTGGATCGATGAAAACTGGGATCACGGCTTCCTGCTAAATATCGAGGACGAGAACGGCTTGAACGCGATCCGCATGGTCGAGCCCACCAAGTACTTCGTACTGCCCTACAATCCCACGGCGGAAAACATGGCCCGCTACCTGTTGGATGAAGTCTGCCCGAACCTGCTCAACGACCTGGGCGTCCAGGCTGTCAAAGTCGTCATCTGGGAAACCGAAGAATCGTGTGCGGAAGCAACCATCGATCAGAAAGACAAATCCGAACACAGTCTGCTGGATGCGTTTCAGACCGATTCTTTTCCGACCGGCCTGCACTGGTAA
- a CDS encoding Crp/Fnr family transcriptional regulator, with amino-acid sequence MDKNFWYLKNCDLFERLSQDQIAHVERNSSVRNFARGNMVYLPTESSDSVYLLLSGRIKLYHLTTEGKQALLALIEPGELFGELAILGGGEREEYAEAMLKASILRIPGQIIQDLMEHHATVSLGVTKLMGLRRQRIEQRLKSLLFRSNRDRLTHLLLELAEKYGRFTNEGILINIKLSHQELASIIGSTRETVTVLLGELQDERSIDIQKRHIILRKARYLAHSIDFKLTPAFQSKPDQSGEFVLRGAEA; translated from the coding sequence ATGGACAAAAATTTCTGGTATCTGAAGAACTGCGATCTCTTTGAACGCTTGAGTCAGGATCAGATTGCGCATGTCGAACGTAATTCCTCGGTTCGGAATTTTGCACGCGGAAATATGGTTTACCTCCCCACAGAAAGCAGCGATTCGGTTTATCTGCTCCTGTCCGGCAGAATCAAACTCTATCATCTGACAACCGAAGGAAAACAGGCCCTGCTGGCGTTGATCGAACCCGGCGAACTCTTCGGCGAGCTGGCCATCCTGGGTGGTGGTGAACGCGAAGAATATGCAGAAGCCATGCTCAAAGCCTCGATTCTCCGCATCCCGGGGCAGATCATTCAGGATCTTATGGAACATCACGCGACCGTCTCGCTGGGCGTGACCAAGCTGATGGGCTTAAGGCGACAACGGATCGAACAGCGCCTTAAATCGCTACTGTTTCGCTCAAACCGCGATCGTCTCACTCATTTACTGCTCGAGTTAGCAGAAAAATATGGACGCTTCACCAATGAAGGAATTCTGATCAACATCAAGCTCTCGCATCAGGAACTGGCCAGCATCATCGGCAGCACGCGGGAAACCGTGACCGTGCTGCTGGGCGAACTTCAGGACGAACGCAGCATCGACATCCAGAAGCGACACATTATCTTACGGAAAGCCCGGTACCTGGCACATTCGATTGATTTTAAACTGACACCCGCCTTCCAGTCGAAACCAGATCAGTCGGGTGAATTCGTCTTAAGAGGAGCCGAAGCCTGA
- a CDS encoding NAD(P)H-hydrate epimerase → MTPVDRLSRDEVRSVDQRTIEEFGLPGVALMENAGRGVFELLTSLKATGPVKICVGKGNNGGDGFVIARHLDNAGMPVEIYLLADPSELKGDAAINFHVARRMEIDMHIDPDLDQPDAFCEFLNSADWIVDALLGTGVQGTIREPYATAISIINQAPGFKLAVDLPSGLDCDTGLPLGECIHAHQTATFVAEKQGFANPDSRQYTGTIHVLPIGAPRKIVQDLLQKQDSGEN, encoded by the coding sequence ATGACCCCTGTCGACAGACTCAGCCGCGACGAAGTACGCAGTGTTGACCAGCGCACCATCGAGGAATTCGGCTTACCCGGCGTCGCCCTCATGGAGAACGCCGGCCGTGGCGTGTTCGAACTGCTTACCTCTCTGAAAGCAACGGGACCCGTGAAAATCTGTGTTGGCAAAGGCAATAACGGCGGCGACGGCTTTGTCATCGCCCGTCATCTCGATAACGCCGGCATGCCTGTCGAAATCTATCTGCTGGCGGATCCCTCAGAACTCAAAGGGGACGCCGCCATCAATTTTCACGTGGCGCGACGCATGGAAATCGACATGCACATTGATCCCGACCTGGATCAGCCGGACGCATTCTGTGAATTCCTCAATTCAGCCGACTGGATTGTCGATGCCCTGTTGGGGACCGGCGTGCAAGGCACAATTCGCGAACCCTACGCCACCGCGATTTCAATCATCAATCAGGCACCGGGTTTCAAGCTGGCGGTCGACCTGCCTTCAGGCCTCGATTGCGATACCGGACTACCACTGGGCGAATGTATTCACGCCCATCAGACCGCGACCTTCGTCGCCGAAAAACAAGGTTTCGCCAATCCCGATTCCCGGCAGTACACGGGGACCATCCATGTTCTGCCAATCGGTGCACCACGCAAAATCGTGCAGGATCTCCTGCAAAAACAGGATTCCGGCGAAAATTGA
- a CDS encoding SDR family NAD(P)-dependent oxidoreductase codes for MIDEYSDRWALITGASSGIGLEFAHRLAARGMHLVLTARRKEKLEELAAELLTRHGTKTEVVVLDLSEQEAPARLYDEVKARGVQVELLINNAGFSVVSDIAATDRERVMQMARLNIGALTDLTYFYLPEMMEREHGGIINIASVAAFQPVAYMSAYAASKSYVLHFTEGLWAEARDKGVTVTALCPGTTQTEFFDVAGVEGWLKKHRYQTVDQVVKTGLKALEKKRQYTVSGWGNYFLSLLVRIATRRTVVVESMKYFRPQPPKEKK; via the coding sequence GTGATAGATGAATATTCTGATCGATGGGCTCTGATTACGGGTGCTTCATCCGGAATCGGCCTGGAGTTTGCGCACCGGCTGGCTGCCCGGGGAATGCATCTTGTGCTGACGGCCCGACGTAAAGAGAAACTGGAAGAACTGGCTGCAGAACTGCTGACCCGGCATGGCACAAAAACCGAAGTGGTTGTGCTGGATCTTTCCGAGCAGGAGGCCCCTGCCCGACTGTATGACGAAGTCAAAGCGCGGGGCGTGCAGGTTGAGTTGCTGATTAACAATGCGGGTTTCAGTGTGGTTTCTGATATCGCAGCGACGGATCGGGAACGGGTGATGCAGATGGCCCGACTGAATATTGGTGCCCTGACAGACCTGACTTATTTTTATCTGCCCGAGATGATGGAACGGGAGCACGGGGGGATTATCAACATCGCCTCGGTTGCTGCGTTTCAACCGGTTGCCTACATGTCAGCTTATGCGGCCAGTAAAAGCTATGTGCTGCATTTCACAGAAGGCCTCTGGGCCGAAGCCCGCGATAAAGGTGTGACGGTAACGGCCCTTTGCCCGGGAACGACGCAGACCGAGTTTTTTGATGTCGCCGGTGTGGAAGGCTGGTTGAAGAAACATCGTTATCAGACCGTTGACCAGGTGGTCAAAACCGGTCTGAAGGCGCTGGAGAAGAAGCGGCAGTACACGGTATCCGGCTGGGGTAACTATTTTCTGTCGCTGCTGGTACGCATCGCGACCCGTCGCACGGTGGTGGTGGAATCCATGAAGTATTTTCGACCGCAGCCCCCCAAAGAGAAAAAATAG
- the rpsN gene encoding 30S ribosomal protein S14: MASKSKIEKQKRNAKLVEKYAAVRAELVAKGDYEGLAKLPRSSSKTRLRRLCQLTGRPRGNYRKFQISRIALRDMALDGLIPGMKKSSW, encoded by the coding sequence ATGGCTTCCAAATCGAAGATTGAAAAACAGAAACGAAACGCAAAACTGGTTGAAAAGTACGCCGCTGTACGGGCAGAACTGGTTGCAAAAGGTGATTACGAAGGGCTTGCTAAACTGCCCCGTAGTTCCAGCAAAACCCGTCTCCGCCGTCTGTGTCAGCTGACCGGACGTCCCCGTGGCAACTATCGCAAGTTCCAGATTTCGCGTATCGCTCTGCGGGATATGGCTTTAGATGGCCTGATTCCCGGCATGAAGAAATCAAGCTGGTAA